Proteins encoded in a region of the Mycolicibacterium neoaurum genome:
- a CDS encoding mammalian cell entry protein, with protein sequence MVDGETTDNTDTAREQTRKVVRRRASRAAGPAGAGATDVATTLPAPTATVPASVRAMQLPPRKPHRALVSLVSAVAALVAAALLVTAVVVLTVQRREAADSQAREQRFVDTASQTVMNMFSYDQDSIDESVNRFVDGTSGPLRDMMSQDNNVDNLKAIFRDTNASSEAVISGAALEKIDEIGGNASVLVSVRVTVTDMDGVNTPSQPYRMRVIVHEDGNGHMTAYDLKYPEGGN encoded by the coding sequence ATGGTTGACGGAGAAACGACCGACAACACCGACACCGCTAGGGAGCAGACCCGCAAGGTAGTGCGCCGGCGGGCGTCCCGGGCCGCCGGTCCGGCAGGCGCGGGTGCCACCGATGTGGCCACGACTCTGCCGGCGCCGACGGCCACAGTGCCCGCGTCGGTGCGCGCGATGCAGCTACCGCCGCGCAAGCCGCACCGGGCGCTGGTATCGCTGGTGTCCGCGGTGGCAGCCCTGGTCGCCGCGGCCCTGTTGGTGACCGCCGTCGTGGTGCTCACGGTGCAGCGACGTGAGGCGGCCGACAGTCAGGCCCGCGAACAGCGATTCGTCGACACCGCCTCGCAGACGGTGATGAACATGTTCAGCTACGACCAGGACAGCATCGACGAGAGCGTGAACCGTTTCGTTGACGGCACCAGCGGACCGTTGCGCGACATGATGAGCCAGGACAACAACGTCGACAACCTGAAGGCCATCTTCCGTGACACCAATGCCAGCTCCGAGGCTGTCATCAGTGGTGCGGCACTGGAGAAGATCGACGAGATCGGCGGCAACGCATCGGTTCTGGTGTCGGTGCGGGTGACGGTCACCGATATGGACGGCGTGAACACCCCGTCACAGCCGTACCGGATGCGGGTGATCGTGCACGAGGACGGCAATGGCCACATGACCGCATACGACCTGAAGTACCCCGAAGGGGGCAACTGA
- a CDS encoding nitroreductase/quinone reductase family protein: MRNLPDIGRHQDWRESDSRTGLFAFYRKFLRAIGHRRIAFPLRWLTVSSDRALYRLTKGRWTSSALAGIPSLTLLINRPNGVVMVPLQYLTLDGALYIVGTNWGREIQPRWSAWLQSGSECAVNIRGKELPCIAEHIVGIERPGVWHEITALSPYLAQCQDRTRRELPVFRLRVAG; this comes from the coding sequence ATGCGCAACTTGCCAGATATCGGAAGGCACCAAGATTGGCGCGAATCAGACTCGCGTACAGGGTTATTCGCCTTTTACCGCAAATTCCTCCGTGCCATCGGTCACCGACGCATTGCATTCCCGCTCAGGTGGCTGACCGTATCCTCAGATCGAGCACTGTACCGGTTGACTAAGGGACGCTGGACGAGTTCTGCCCTCGCAGGCATCCCTTCATTGACGCTGCTGATCAACCGCCCGAACGGCGTTGTCATGGTTCCCCTTCAGTATTTGACGCTCGACGGCGCCCTTTACATCGTTGGCACAAACTGGGGTCGAGAGATCCAACCACGCTGGAGCGCTTGGTTGCAGAGTGGAAGTGAATGCGCCGTGAACATTCGCGGAAAAGAACTGCCTTGCATCGCGGAACACATTGTCGGAATAGAACGACCTGGTGTCTGGCACGAAATTACGGCTCTTTCACCCTACTTGGCTCAGTGTCAAGATCGAACTCGCCGCGAGCTCCCGGTGTTCCGCCTACGTGTCGCCGGTTGA
- a CDS encoding thiolase family protein yields MKPPVIVSTARTPFTRAFSGQLAGSSEFNLAKEAVRGAIDRSGVDPRHIDNIMLGEVYQGGGCIARYTALDLGLPPDTPGVAIGGFCASGMLAIHHAVASVRSGMSRCVIAGGVSSISQSKFVTPQFLQTGILEQECSPSHPGMGDAPVLDLVITLGEGTAKMFGLTRTEIDEWACRAHALAVAAIELDLLDTEKVAVATENGEAFADELPHRGLDLDLLASMDSFLGPEFTVTVGNQTALTDGAASAVIVDADFAAEQGLTPLAEIIGWSVKATEPDKATAAAVASLRKAVDVAGIRLDDIDLYEIHDSYASIGLAFEKDLEIDRDLINVYGGGLALGHPYAGSGTRVAGTLINALQRRGGGLGAGAIVGAGGVGASVVLNVLPHPTGSGS; encoded by the coding sequence GTGAAACCACCGGTGATCGTATCCACCGCACGAACTCCTTTCACCCGCGCCTTTTCCGGACAACTGGCGGGCAGTTCGGAGTTCAACCTCGCCAAGGAAGCCGTCCGAGGAGCGATCGACCGCTCCGGCGTGGACCCACGCCATATCGACAACATCATGCTGGGCGAGGTCTATCAAGGTGGCGGGTGCATAGCGCGCTACACCGCGTTGGATCTCGGACTGCCCCCGGATACCCCAGGCGTGGCGATCGGCGGGTTCTGTGCCTCCGGGATGCTGGCAATCCATCATGCAGTCGCATCGGTCCGATCCGGTATGAGCCGGTGCGTGATCGCGGGTGGAGTCTCTTCGATCTCGCAGTCGAAGTTTGTGACACCGCAATTTCTGCAAACCGGAATCCTTGAGCAGGAGTGCTCACCAAGCCATCCGGGTATGGGCGACGCGCCCGTGCTGGACCTCGTGATCACGCTCGGGGAAGGAACCGCGAAGATGTTCGGTCTGACCCGTACGGAGATCGACGAATGGGCCTGCAGGGCACATGCTTTGGCTGTTGCTGCAATTGAACTCGATCTGCTCGATACCGAGAAAGTCGCCGTGGCCACTGAGAACGGCGAGGCCTTCGCCGACGAACTGCCGCACCGTGGACTTGACTTGGATCTGCTGGCGAGCATGGACTCCTTCCTGGGGCCCGAGTTCACGGTCACGGTAGGAAATCAAACGGCCTTGACCGACGGAGCGGCATCAGCAGTCATCGTGGACGCCGACTTCGCCGCAGAACAAGGTTTGACCCCGCTGGCCGAGATAATCGGTTGGTCGGTCAAGGCAACCGAGCCGGACAAGGCAACCGCAGCGGCAGTGGCATCACTGCGAAAGGCAGTCGACGTGGCCGGCATCCGTCTCGATGACATCGACTTATACGAGATACATGATTCGTATGCTTCCATTGGTCTCGCGTTCGAAAAGGACCTGGAGATCGACCGCGACCTCATCAACGTCTATGGCGGTGGTCTAGCCCTCGGGCATCCGTACGCAGGCTCGGGTACCCGTGTCGCCGGTACCCTAATTAATGCACTGCAGCGCCGCGGCGGCGGTTTGGGAGCCGGTGCGATCGTCGGCGCTGGCGGAGTGGGTGCGAGCGTGGTACTCAACGTCCTGCCACACCCCACTGGCTCAGGTTCGTGA
- a CDS encoding class I SAM-dependent methyltransferase: MTVAEYRRPTPLPRRVLRWLKEMGRVAALGGGSGAERAGKLYDGIVGTSNLIGENSLYVNFGYWKNNPGSMDDASAELVRLVGQEADLNSDDVLIDVGCGFGDQDFLFMKEFVPQKIIGVNVSAKQIEIANSRAIDLDLGERVRFVHGSADDLPRDDSTASKIVAVESAFHFPSREKFFREAYRVLSPGGRLVTADIIPLPAQQVTGAVRWFPLIGAYVRSIFMSSGKKRITSDDYRNLLRRAGLENIKLYSIRDYVFGPLEDFSSARLKRGELKEVNPIGRIFYARLGMRAWCPWLDYVIVVADKPVQ; encoded by the coding sequence GTGACTGTCGCGGAATATCGTCGGCCCACGCCCCTGCCTCGACGAGTATTGCGGTGGCTCAAGGAGATGGGCCGCGTCGCTGCACTGGGCGGCGGCAGTGGCGCGGAGCGTGCCGGCAAACTCTATGACGGCATCGTCGGAACGTCTAATCTGATCGGCGAGAATTCGTTGTACGTGAACTTTGGATATTGGAAGAACAATCCAGGTTCTATGGACGACGCATCTGCCGAGTTGGTCCGATTGGTGGGACAGGAAGCCGATCTGAATTCCGATGACGTACTCATCGATGTCGGCTGTGGGTTTGGCGATCAGGACTTCTTGTTCATGAAAGAGTTTGTGCCGCAGAAGATTATCGGAGTAAACGTGTCTGCCAAGCAGATCGAGATTGCCAACTCGCGCGCCATCGATCTTGATTTGGGCGAAAGGGTTCGATTCGTACACGGCTCGGCTGACGATCTCCCACGTGATGATTCCACCGCGAGCAAGATCGTTGCTGTGGAGTCGGCATTTCACTTCCCGTCCCGGGAAAAGTTCTTTCGGGAGGCCTACAGGGTGTTGAGTCCGGGTGGAAGGTTGGTTACCGCCGACATTATTCCGCTTCCGGCCCAACAGGTCACGGGTGCCGTACGATGGTTCCCGCTCATCGGCGCCTACGTGCGGTCCATCTTCATGTCATCTGGCAAGAAGCGGATTACGTCCGATGATTATCGGAATTTACTGCGAAGAGCCGGATTGGAAAATATCAAGCTGTACTCCATTCGAGACTACGTGTTCGGGCCCCTCGAAGACTTCAGTAGCGCGCGGCTCAAGCGCGGGGAGCTCAAGGAAGTCAACCCAATCGGCCGCATCTTCTACGCACGTCTAGGCATGCGAGCGTGGTGTCCGTGGTTGGACTACGTCATCGTGGTTGCCGACAAACCTGTGCAGTAA
- a CDS encoding mammalian cell entry protein, producing the protein MRTRLIQTASMLFALALVALAAVAGGLYWDRVQTRAAQAAEAELPALAIQQIPRVFGYDFQTVERSLSEAATLLTPDYRREFEDRAAKDIIPQARERQVVSQAHAVGAGMLSAQRDSASVLVFMNRTVTDKSKESVYDGSRLKVDYQKVDGRWLISYITPI; encoded by the coding sequence ATGCGCACCCGACTCATCCAGACGGCGTCGATGTTGTTCGCCCTCGCCTTGGTCGCGCTGGCGGCCGTCGCGGGCGGCCTGTATTGGGACAGGGTGCAGACGCGAGCGGCGCAGGCAGCCGAGGCCGAGTTGCCCGCTCTGGCCATCCAGCAAATTCCGCGGGTCTTCGGCTATGACTTCCAGACGGTGGAGCGCAGTCTGTCCGAGGCGGCGACGCTGCTGACCCCGGATTATCGGCGCGAGTTCGAGGACCGCGCCGCCAAGGACATCATCCCGCAGGCCCGGGAGCGTCAGGTGGTCAGCCAGGCACACGCCGTCGGTGCCGGAATGCTGAGTGCGCAACGGGATTCGGCATCGGTGCTGGTCTTCATGAACCGCACCGTCACCGACAAGTCCAAGGAGTCGGTGTACGACGGCAGCCGGCTGAAGGTCGACTACCAGAAGGTCGACGGCCGCTGGCTGATCAGCTACATCACGCCGATCTAG
- a CDS encoding type I polyketide synthase: MSSDANELGHEPIAIVGMSCRFPGGIDSPDKLWKAVLDGIDATGAFPTDRGWNLTHLCGGGGQSDAPGTTYTAGGGFLYDAADFDASFFNLSPREARITDPQHRIMLELAWEAIERGHVDPVSLRDSATGVYFGEIWDEYGDRFLADATDSDRGFGEFEGHVSVGNSRGVLSGRIAYLLGLRGPAITLDTSCSSALVALHLATRALSAGECRYALAGGITVMSTPAFIIDFSRQHAFSADGRSKAFSDDADGMGVGEGAGVLFLERLSDAVRAGHPVAAVIRGSAINQDGTSDGQTAPSQTAQEQLILSALTDARLEPKDIDVVEAHGTGTILGDTTEAGALLATYGQHRPDGRPLWIGSFKSNVGHSQAAAGVGGVIKMAMAMRYGTMPKTLHVRRPTPRVEWSSGDVRILTEKRAWDDMSSPRRSAVSSFGISGTNAHVVLEQYDAGDRAASRLSTSPNDAPQNLPVFVSAKSQECLHNRAAQLRDWMAERPGVDPADIAWSLLRTRSAHQHRAVLVGNTEEVIKGVSRLADGKSAPGLITGRARARKVAFVFPGQGSQWDSMGRELYAESPVFAARLRECDEALAPYLDWSITEVICGRSALSYDRVDVVQPCLFSIMVAFDALWRSYGVVPTGVIGHSQGEIAALCVAGALSLHEAARIVALRSQALLEISGRGAMVAVHAPLESVQHLALELAQSIEIAAVNSARSVIVAGDTASIDVFLHRCASEAIEAHMLPVTYASHSSHVEPLAATLRTALGDRPMAATTTVFYSSVSGAQLDPALANSEYWYENLRAPVNFRSAVSAALADGFDTFVEISPHPVLVPAIEQSAQDSDTAIVATGTLRRDDGGIKRFLQSAAVLHCAGADIDWTSCFDVARASTVDLPTYPFSRKRYWADLPKPRRSSAADSVIHPFLNDVTRIAAGDLTVYSGAISATSNPWLLDHVVQDRVILPGTAFLELALAVCRKEGLDAVRELTLVAPLTISPEKSVQIQIAVRRPHGMHTEISMHSDAGDPARPNPWTLHATGFLGSPDSEPRPATTAPVWPPRGSVRIDLDRFYRDLGKTGYRYGPAFRGLSRAWVAAGRAYAEVTLPATVSDGAGYVIHPAALDAGLQLCAAGALLPVDEGMKLPFCWQSVRVPAARSDRLRITLANLDDRAITVSVCDSDDVPLMSVAALTMRDSAPHLADTARTPSPTAEDLTAKELRWERLRRGQSGEQKPIPDRWSFVGPPPSAVGTNGQIDCHVDVPTLVTELQGSDRPPPGIVWVLPTSASDVDPCPTRAEAAVAEVLIAVQHLLASATLKNTCMFVVTAGAVDTGRGERIDPTATAVWGLVRSIQREEPGRIVLVDSDHTDSLVDQLAMVFASGIDEAALRQGVVLTPKIRRRTEKSIDVDNFTHWQIVPSADGMVDAITAHERPVEAPDAQEVVVAVRAAGVAFRDVMIAHNIYPEPSPLGLEVSGIVVEVGSEVDDLMVGDRVFGYCSGTFADSVTVDYRQLAKVPSEWTFAQAAAIPTAYITAYHALIELAQLKRGDSILIHSAASGTGMAAVFLAQCIGADVYVTASPAKHEFLRSLGIPEDHIASSRDAGFSDRFHAATGGVGVDVAIDAFSGPLVDATLRIMAPQGKFIEIGVRDVRSLSEIETDYPGVAYYPVNMTKFEPGYYGRTFTKIADLICSGGWQGMPIQCWDIRQLRQVLRYMSTGQQTGKHVVVLPTKTTDLSTGTLVISGGTGMAGMHTARHAVQSWGCRSLILLSRSGGYPDAVAALRHEIAEFGAQMQVVVGDVSNRAVMEELSAVAPPGYPISGIVHAAGTLDDVLATQMQRSHLHSVFRSKALGAYHLHEWASNLGISMFAMYSSVAATLGSPGQANYAAANGYLDGLAAFRMARGLPATSVVWGLWSEPSSLTRTALARSDQPLRQLGVLSFDPASALQALDRALHDSDSVVLCASIEQLAPQHNPSSVPIPASMPVRISGLDTALAKVNQEIASTLGLDDSDEVDPDKPFREIGFDSMTAVELRNRLNTATGLRLDASVVFDCNTPHRLAEYIMSSTNP; this comes from the coding sequence ATGTCCTCTGATGCCAATGAACTTGGTCACGAGCCGATTGCCATCGTTGGAATGTCGTGCCGGTTTCCCGGTGGAATCGACTCCCCCGATAAACTCTGGAAGGCAGTACTGGACGGTATCGACGCGACCGGTGCGTTCCCCACAGACAGAGGATGGAATCTCACGCATCTGTGTGGCGGTGGTGGTCAATCTGATGCACCCGGCACCACCTACACGGCCGGGGGCGGCTTTCTCTATGACGCCGCGGACTTCGACGCTTCCTTCTTCAACCTCTCACCGAGAGAGGCCCGGATCACCGATCCGCAACACCGCATAATGCTCGAACTCGCATGGGAGGCCATCGAACGCGGTCATGTCGATCCCGTGTCACTACGCGACAGTGCGACCGGCGTCTACTTCGGCGAGATCTGGGACGAGTACGGAGATCGGTTCCTCGCCGATGCCACGGATTCCGACAGAGGCTTCGGCGAGTTCGAGGGTCACGTCTCGGTGGGTAACTCCCGCGGCGTGCTATCCGGACGGATCGCCTATCTGCTGGGTCTACGTGGACCAGCAATCACCCTTGATACCTCGTGTTCGTCGGCGTTGGTCGCTCTGCACCTCGCCACCCGAGCTCTGAGCGCGGGCGAATGCCGCTATGCGCTGGCCGGCGGTATCACCGTGATGTCGACGCCGGCTTTCATCATAGACTTCTCTCGGCAGCACGCATTCAGCGCGGACGGACGCAGCAAAGCGTTCTCCGACGATGCCGATGGGATGGGCGTCGGTGAGGGCGCCGGGGTGCTCTTCCTGGAACGGCTCTCCGATGCGGTGCGCGCGGGCCACCCGGTGGCCGCTGTGATCCGCGGGAGCGCGATCAATCAAGATGGCACCTCCGACGGCCAGACCGCACCGAGTCAGACCGCGCAGGAACAGCTAATTCTGAGTGCGCTGACCGATGCCAGGTTGGAACCAAAGGACATCGATGTAGTCGAGGCACACGGAACCGGAACGATTCTCGGTGACACTACGGAAGCCGGTGCCCTGCTTGCGACATACGGCCAGCACAGGCCGGACGGGAGGCCGTTGTGGATCGGATCGTTCAAGTCGAACGTCGGCCATTCTCAGGCGGCGGCTGGCGTTGGCGGCGTCATCAAGATGGCGATGGCCATGCGTTATGGCACGATGCCCAAAACCTTGCACGTCCGACGTCCGACCCCACGAGTCGAATGGAGCAGCGGGGACGTCCGCATCCTCACCGAGAAACGCGCTTGGGACGACATGAGTTCACCGCGACGGTCGGCGGTATCTTCGTTCGGTATCAGCGGAACCAACGCACATGTGGTGCTGGAACAGTACGACGCCGGAGACCGCGCGGCGAGCCGCTTGTCGACGTCGCCGAACGATGCGCCACAGAATTTGCCTGTCTTCGTATCAGCCAAATCGCAGGAATGTCTTCACAATAGGGCTGCTCAGCTGCGGGACTGGATGGCAGAACGTCCAGGAGTAGATCCCGCCGACATTGCGTGGTCCTTACTACGCACGCGGTCTGCGCACCAGCACCGGGCAGTGCTTGTCGGCAACACCGAGGAAGTGATCAAGGGTGTGTCGCGACTTGCAGACGGAAAATCGGCCCCTGGACTGATAACAGGCCGCGCTCGCGCACGGAAGGTGGCATTTGTCTTTCCCGGGCAAGGATCCCAATGGGATTCGATGGGACGAGAGCTCTACGCAGAGTCACCCGTGTTCGCCGCGCGTCTGCGCGAATGCGATGAGGCATTGGCTCCGTACCTCGACTGGTCGATCACCGAGGTGATCTGCGGACGGTCCGCCCTGTCCTACGACCGGGTGGACGTAGTCCAGCCGTGCCTGTTCTCGATAATGGTGGCCTTTGATGCCCTCTGGCGTTCCTACGGCGTGGTGCCGACCGGAGTTATCGGACACTCGCAGGGTGAGATCGCAGCGCTCTGCGTGGCTGGGGCGCTATCGTTGCACGAGGCAGCCCGTATCGTGGCACTACGCAGTCAGGCTCTCCTTGAGATCTCCGGGCGCGGCGCCATGGTCGCCGTGCACGCCCCCTTGGAGTCAGTCCAGCATCTCGCTCTCGAGCTCGCCCAATCCATCGAGATCGCGGCAGTCAACAGCGCCCGTTCCGTTATCGTCGCCGGAGACACCGCATCAATCGATGTGTTTCTGCACAGATGCGCATCCGAAGCGATAGAGGCGCACATGCTGCCCGTCACCTACGCATCGCACTCGTCCCATGTCGAACCGTTGGCCGCGACGCTGCGCACCGCATTAGGGGATAGGCCGATGGCGGCGACCACCACAGTATTCTACTCATCTGTCTCCGGCGCCCAGCTCGATCCGGCGCTGGCGAACAGCGAATACTGGTACGAAAACCTGCGAGCACCAGTCAATTTCAGATCCGCTGTATCCGCTGCTCTGGCCGACGGCTTCGACACCTTTGTTGAGATCAGTCCGCACCCCGTACTCGTGCCGGCAATCGAACAGTCCGCGCAAGATTCGGATACCGCCATCGTCGCCACCGGTACGTTGCGTCGCGACGATGGCGGTATCAAACGTTTCCTGCAATCAGCCGCGGTCCTACACTGCGCCGGCGCCGACATCGATTGGACGTCCTGCTTCGACGTTGCGAGAGCTTCCACGGTGGATCTGCCGACATACCCGTTCTCTCGGAAGAGATACTGGGCAGACCTTCCGAAACCACGGCGGTCATCCGCCGCAGACAGTGTGATCCACCCATTCCTGAATGACGTCACCCGGATCGCAGCGGGTGATCTGACCGTGTACAGCGGAGCGATATCGGCTACCAGCAATCCATGGCTGCTCGACCACGTCGTACAGGATCGCGTGATCCTGCCTGGAACTGCCTTCTTGGAACTGGCGTTAGCGGTGTGCCGCAAAGAGGGACTCGACGCGGTCCGCGAGTTGACACTCGTCGCACCATTGACAATCTCGCCCGAAAAGTCAGTGCAGATTCAGATCGCAGTCCGACGACCGCACGGGATGCACACCGAGATCTCTATGCACTCCGATGCGGGTGATCCCGCAAGACCGAACCCATGGACACTGCACGCAACCGGCTTTCTGGGTTCCCCGGATTCCGAGCCCCGCCCGGCTACTACGGCACCGGTGTGGCCGCCGCGGGGCTCAGTCCGGATCGACTTAGACAGGTTCTACCGAGACCTCGGCAAAACAGGGTATCGCTACGGGCCGGCGTTCCGCGGCCTGTCCCGTGCCTGGGTAGCCGCCGGCCGAGCGTATGCAGAGGTGACATTGCCGGCAACTGTTTCGGACGGCGCCGGATATGTGATCCACCCGGCAGCACTCGACGCGGGCCTACAGTTGTGTGCCGCTGGAGCGCTGCTCCCTGTGGACGAGGGCATGAAACTGCCATTCTGTTGGCAGTCGGTCCGCGTACCAGCAGCTCGGAGTGACCGGCTTCGAATAACGCTGGCGAACCTTGATGACCGTGCGATTACAGTGTCGGTCTGTGATTCCGACGACGTTCCACTCATGTCAGTCGCCGCACTGACCATGCGCGACTCGGCACCGCATCTCGCCGATACCGCGAGAACGCCGAGCCCAACAGCCGAGGACCTCACCGCGAAGGAACTCCGCTGGGAGCGGCTCCGGCGCGGCCAAAGTGGTGAGCAGAAACCAATTCCTGATCGCTGGTCCTTCGTCGGACCTCCACCCAGTGCCGTCGGTACAAACGGCCAGATCGATTGCCATGTAGACGTTCCCACACTCGTCACCGAGCTGCAGGGATCGGACCGCCCCCCACCGGGAATCGTGTGGGTTCTGCCCACGTCGGCGTCCGACGTCGACCCGTGCCCGACGAGGGCGGAAGCGGCCGTGGCGGAAGTTCTTATTGCAGTGCAGCATTTGCTCGCCAGCGCGACGCTGAAGAACACCTGCATGTTCGTGGTCACCGCCGGTGCCGTGGACACTGGGCGCGGGGAGCGCATCGATCCGACTGCCACAGCTGTGTGGGGTTTGGTTCGCTCGATCCAGCGAGAGGAGCCCGGCCGTATCGTGCTCGTCGACTCAGACCATACCGACTCGCTGGTTGATCAACTCGCCATGGTATTTGCTTCCGGCATCGATGAGGCAGCCCTACGACAAGGCGTTGTACTGACGCCAAAAATCCGTAGGAGAACTGAAAAGTCGATCGATGTCGACAATTTCACTCACTGGCAAATCGTCCCTAGCGCCGACGGGATGGTTGATGCCATCACGGCGCACGAGCGCCCTGTGGAAGCTCCGGATGCTCAAGAGGTGGTAGTCGCGGTCCGGGCAGCCGGCGTCGCCTTCCGTGATGTGATGATCGCTCACAACATCTATCCCGAGCCGTCGCCTCTTGGACTTGAAGTCTCTGGCATCGTGGTCGAGGTTGGTTCAGAAGTCGACGATCTGATGGTTGGCGATCGTGTCTTCGGGTACTGCAGCGGCACCTTCGCAGATTCGGTGACCGTCGATTATCGGCAGCTGGCGAAAGTGCCGAGCGAGTGGACCTTTGCCCAGGCGGCTGCCATTCCGACGGCGTATATCACCGCATACCACGCCCTCATCGAACTCGCTCAGCTCAAGCGCGGGGATTCGATCCTGATCCATTCGGCGGCGAGCGGTACCGGGATGGCTGCAGTCTTCCTCGCCCAGTGCATAGGCGCTGATGTCTATGTGACCGCAAGCCCCGCCAAACATGAATTCCTGCGTTCGCTGGGCATACCCGAGGACCACATTGCGTCATCGCGGGATGCCGGCTTCAGTGACCGGTTCCACGCTGCGACCGGCGGTGTCGGCGTCGATGTGGCCATCGATGCCTTCTCCGGTCCACTGGTCGACGCGACACTTCGTATCATGGCTCCGCAAGGGAAGTTCATCGAGATCGGGGTGCGCGATGTTCGCTCACTCTCCGAGATCGAGACCGACTATCCTGGCGTTGCCTACTACCCAGTGAACATGACGAAATTCGAACCGGGTTACTACGGTAGAACTTTCACGAAGATTGCGGATCTCATTTGTTCGGGTGGCTGGCAGGGGATGCCCATCCAGTGCTGGGACATCCGACAGCTCCGCCAAGTACTGCGCTACATGAGCACCGGACAACAGACCGGAAAGCACGTGGTGGTCCTACCGACCAAGACTACAGATTTGTCCACCGGGACACTCGTCATTTCAGGTGGCACGGGCATGGCTGGCATGCACACCGCACGGCACGCAGTTCAGTCCTGGGGATGCCGAAGTCTCATCCTGCTATCCCGGTCCGGCGGCTATCCAGATGCCGTGGCCGCACTTCGACACGAGATCGCCGAATTCGGTGCACAAATGCAGGTTGTGGTCGGTGACGTATCCAACCGTGCTGTCATGGAAGAGCTTTCGGCGGTCGCGCCACCTGGCTATCCAATTAGCGGTATCGTTCATGCGGCAGGAACGTTGGACGATGTGCTGGCCACCCAGATGCAACGATCACACCTTCATTCCGTCTTCCGTTCGAAGGCGCTTGGCGCTTACCATTTGCACGAATGGGCGAGCAATCTCGGGATTTCCATGTTTGCGATGTATTCGTCGGTCGCAGCCACCCTCGGCAGCCCAGGTCAGGCCAACTACGCTGCCGCCAACGGATATCTTGACGGATTGGCCGCGTTTCGGATGGCAAGAGGCCTTCCTGCCACTTCCGTTGTCTGGGGGCTGTGGAGTGAACCCAGTTCTCTCACTCGAACGGCGTTGGCTCGCAGCGATCAGCCCCTACGCCAACTCGGCGTTCTTAGTTTCGACCCGGCGAGCGCTTTGCAAGCTCTGGACCGTGCGTTGCACGATTCCGATTCGGTGGTGTTGTGCGCAAGCATCGAGCAGCTGGCCCCGCAGCACAATCCATCTTCCGTACCAATACCTGCATCTATGCCCGTCCGCATAAGCGGATTGGACACCGCGCTGGCAAAGGTGAATCAGGAGATTGCAAGTACTCTCGGCCTAGACGATTCCGACGAAGTCGATCCCGACAAGCCATTCCGAGAGATCGGCTTCGATTCGATGACTGCAGTCGAACTTCGGAATCGACTCAACACCGCGACCGGGCTGCGACTGGATGCCTCTGTTGTCTTCGATTGCAATACACCGCACCGCCTGGCGGAATACATCATGTCAAGCACCAACCCATGA